One Ananas comosus cultivar F153 linkage group 1, ASM154086v1, whole genome shotgun sequence DNA window includes the following coding sequences:
- the LOC109713344 gene encoding 23.6 kDa heat shock protein, mitochondrial-like isoform X2, with protein sequence MASMIVSKRAPVISMLVEKLRASALRPAAASARSFTTDQPSEERSLDIDRRRSDVAAPVRRRGGDLFPSPFFSDVWDPFNVGTSLSQMMNMMEQMLEVSPSIRLGWDAWEDDKALHLTIEMPGLGREDVKVWMEENTLVIRGESKEEEGSGGGDEGGEAGRGGRRRQRYSTRIELPSKGYKTAEIKAEMKNGVLKVAVPKAAAEERDDVIHVQVQ encoded by the exons ATGGCTTCGATGATCGTCTCCAAGAGAGCTCCCGTGATCTCCATGCTCGTCGAGAAGCTCCGCGCCTCCGCCCTCCGCCCCGCCGCCGCTTCCGCTCGATCCTTCACCACGGATCAACCTAGTGAGGAGAGGAGCCTCGACATCGACCGCCGCCGATCGGATGTCGCCGCCCccgtccgccgccgcggcggcgaccTCTTCCCGAGTCCCTTCTTCTCAG ATGTGTGGGATCCGTTCAACGTGGGGACGAGCCTGAGCCAGATGATGAACATGATGGAGCAGATGCTGGAGGTGTCGCCGTCGATCCGGCTGGGGTGGGACGCGTGGGAGGACGACAAGGCGCTGCACCTGACGATCGAGATGCCGGGGCTGGGCAGAGAGGACGTGAAGGTGTGGATGGAGGAGAACACGCTGGTGATCAGGGGCGAGAGCAAGGAAGAAGAGggcagcggcggtggcgacGAAGGAGGGGAAGCAGGGAGGGGCGGCCGGAGGCGGCAGAGGTATAGTACGAGGATAGAGCTGCCGTCGAAGGGGTACAAGACGGCGGAGATTAAGGCGGAGATGAAGAACGGCGTGCTGAAGGTCGCGGTGCCGAAggccgcggcggaggagcgCGACGACGTGATCCACGTCCAGGTCCAGTGA
- the LOC109713344 gene encoding heat shock 22 kDa protein, mitochondrial-like isoform X1 yields the protein MASMIVSKRAPVISMLVEKLRASALRPAAASARSFTTDQPSEERSLDIDRRRSDVAAPVRRRGGDLFPSPFFSEDVWDPFNVGTSLSQMMNMMEQMLEVSPSIRLGWDAWEDDKALHLTIEMPGLGREDVKVWMEENTLVIRGESKEEEGSGGGDEGGEAGRGGRRRQRYSTRIELPSKGYKTAEIKAEMKNGVLKVAVPKAAAEERDDVIHVQVQ from the exons ATGGCTTCGATGATCGTCTCCAAGAGAGCTCCCGTGATCTCCATGCTCGTCGAGAAGCTCCGCGCCTCCGCCCTCCGCCCCGCCGCCGCTTCCGCTCGATCCTTCACCACGGATCAACCTAGTGAGGAGAGGAGCCTCGACATCGACCGCCGCCGATCGGATGTCGCCGCCCccgtccgccgccgcggcggcgaccTCTTCCCGAGTCCCTTCTTCTCAG AAGATGTGTGGGATCCGTTCAACGTGGGGACGAGCCTGAGCCAGATGATGAACATGATGGAGCAGATGCTGGAGGTGTCGCCGTCGATCCGGCTGGGGTGGGACGCGTGGGAGGACGACAAGGCGCTGCACCTGACGATCGAGATGCCGGGGCTGGGCAGAGAGGACGTGAAGGTGTGGATGGAGGAGAACACGCTGGTGATCAGGGGCGAGAGCAAGGAAGAAGAGggcagcggcggtggcgacGAAGGAGGGGAAGCAGGGAGGGGCGGCCGGAGGCGGCAGAGGTATAGTACGAGGATAGAGCTGCCGTCGAAGGGGTACAAGACGGCGGAGATTAAGGCGGAGATGAAGAACGGCGTGCTGAAGGTCGCGGTGCCGAAggccgcggcggaggagcgCGACGACGTGATCCACGTCCAGGTCCAGTGA